The genome window TAATAACAATTAGTTTCAGGATATTATAGCATAGCATGAAGGAAGAGCTCTACTGAACTTACAGCTTCCATTAACTGTTTAACTTCTGCCTCTGTGAGTTTTGACCCAAGTCGAGCAAGTCCACTCTTTAGTTCTTCATATGTGATTGTGCCACTGTTGTCAGTGTCCATATTTTGAAACATTGCTTTCAGCCCTTGGATTTCTTCTGCAGAGAGACTTTCTGCAATGACCTGGAATATGATTTTAAATCAACCAACAATCAATTCTGGTTTGTAAGATGAATGTGCCAGAATATACAATGTGCATTGGCATTGGCACATTAGTAATTTGCTTAGAGTGAGTTGGGAGGTTTTAGAGTTTGATCACTGGAATAGCATTTCTACTGAGTTTCTGAAATCCCACAGCAGCGGAAAGTCTTCTGGAATCTGAATATGGTACTAAACGATGGTGCCCATATACTGAGTTGCTCAGTATCACCTGGGAGGTGTCTCATCAGTACAAAGGCTTCTATAGTTGGCCCCTCCCAACTCCCTTTGTTTGATGGTTATGGGCAATGTATTACTCGGCGTAGCTGGTGTTCAGAAAGGTGCAGACTAAGCAATATCTCTCATTCTGATGCCAAAGTCAGGTTTCTCAGAAGGTAAGTTGAGCAAACTTGATGAGAGAGTTGGGCTCTTCTATGATAGCTTTTACCTGCAATCTATCTTTTTTGCAACATCCTTCTAGGAACTTGGTGTTCCTGGAGCAACTGAACCAGGTTCTGTGACTGATAAGATTTACAAGCTAAAGAGAAGATATTGGGCTTATATATGATGGTTTTAACAGTCACTCTGATTCATGTCTATTTTAAACGTATGCTACTATGGGCTGACATCCAAGTTCTTGAATAGTGATCATACCTTCAGAGccaattttttgagtttgttcaTTGCTCTGAATTGCTTCATTCTGGAAAGGACTGCACTGTCTATTGGTTTGTCTGATGCTTCTCCTTCTCTCATCCATGGGTGCTCTGTTCAGTCAAAAAAGCACAAAATCTGGATTAGCACAAAATTTGAACatatgaaattttgtaggtacagGATGCTGACGCCAGAATTGCAGTACGAGTATGTTACTAGCACAAAGAATTCTTACCATTAAGAAAGAGTTACTGGAGAACTGCATAGTGATAATCCATCCATTTCATAAAGAATAAGGAGAAACATGCTTGTCGAAGTAGAAAAGTGCTTTTCTGAGATGCTTTCAGTTAAATGTAAATGTCTTACTAGGTTTCAGAACAAATGTAAAATGCTCCAATGTTTGACCATCTTAAGCTTATTCACTAAATAACTTCTTTCAGATCTAGTCTACTAAGCTACGAATCATCAACCATTTGGCTAAAACCAGGAGAAATAACTTCTGACATTTTAGATAAATCTCGACTACTTCTAGATGCCAGTGGATACAGAAACTTTAGGCAGTTTGAAGTGGAAAAAGAACCATAAAAAGGTTTTGAGGCTTTGACTAAGGAGATATGCTCCTAAGTTAGCAAGTATGTGACCTCATCTCTGAGACAACAATAAACAAAAAGGGTATATTCTGCAACTGTAAGGATTTTAGTGAATGACTCAGGTCATTCTTAGGCATACCAAGTACTTGAGCAGCTGTAATTCGTTTCTTGGGGTCTTGTGTTAGCATCTTGCGGACAAGGTCCTTCGCGCTACTTGAGATTGATGGCCAAGGTTCACTGTCAAAGTCAATATGTCCCCTTAAAACAGCATCAAATATACCCTTCTCAGTTTCTGTCAtgcaaatttcatgaaaagattAATTACATTAATTGGCAAATGGTACCAAGAGAAGAATAATAAGAAACGTTATTACATATTTAGAACTAGAAAAGAAGGCAACTTTGTTTGCTTTACCTGCCCAGAAGGGTGGCACACCACTGAGTAATATATACAGCATGACTCCAGCACTCCAAATGTCAGCTTCCTTCCCATACCTACGCCTTAAAACTTCAGGTGCAACATAATAAGCACTCCCAGCTACATCCTTGTATACTTTTCCTACAGAAAGGTTCAGACTCGGTTTAACTGATAAGATTATGATGGAAAACaccaagaaaatcatgaattGCAATCACTAGTTCACTTAATGGCAGCATCAGTTGTAAGGAACACTTTTGTGTAAATCAAAGCCTCGTCACTGATATCTGTGATCAAGGTGCAGTTGATGATGATGTCTTAAGTTGCAATACCTCCATGTCTTGTGAAAAGGAGCTTCTCATGGTTTGATAAAGCCTTATTTTCATGCTTTAAACATATTCTAAGCAAATAAGCAGCAATTTTTGCAACCAAAACTACACGTAGCTGCAGAACTCTATATTCTGCTACAAGATTATCTTTGAAGCACTGTCTTGAACCAAACTCGAATCTAACTTATCGACTATTTTCCAGTCTGTAACGAATCTAATGACTGGAAGTTTGCTAGGAAATATGAAAGGAACTAAGAGCATTTTGCATCTATGTCATATCTGAACCAGCATATACATTTCGAAGATTAACATTCAACTAAATTCAGTATTCATGGACCATTTCCTCAATCTTTAGGAAACATAATTTGCACTTTTAAGCTAGAAAAACTGGGAACTCAACTTCAAAATGTTGGCTAAGTAGTCCACATATTATATTCTAATACTCCAAGGGCGCACGTATATCTTAAAGTTCATAGGAAAAGCTGGCATACATTTCTGAATTACGTGAGAACTGAGAATGAGAAAGATACCTTCTTCTATAAATACCGACAACCCAAAGTCTGTTGCTTTCAAGGCCGCATTTTCACTCTTGTCTGACAGTAAGAAGTTCTCAGGCTTAAGATCACGGTGCATCACACCCATAAAATGGCAGACATGAACAACATTGACAATAGCCCTGCAGATTGAAGCTGCAGCTTTTTCACTGTAGTGTCCCTTGGCAATAATTCGATCAAAAAGCTCTCCACCAGCACACAACTCCATCACAAGGTGAACTGAATGCTTATCCTCATAAGCACCCTTAAATTCAACTATGTTTGGCTGTCCACTTAAATGCTGCATAATCTGAATCTCTCGTCTCATATCCTCCTTGTCACCTTTGGTAACAAGCTTCTTCTTTGATATGGACTTGCAAGCATATTGTCTTCCAGTTTCAATATCCGTGCACAGATATGTGACACCAAATTGACCCCTGCCTAATTCCTTCCCCAGTGTGTAGTGCAATTTAATATCTTCATACGGCTTCCCCAATATTGTATCTGGCCTGTGAACTGGTCTGGGGCTTGGAGGTGGCTTAAAGGGCATTTGGCTATTAGGAGCTGGTGATTTTGTGTGCTGAACAGGTTTTTGCTGTGTCCCAGGAATATACATTCCATCGACACCACCATTGGCCTTGGAGACTGTTGGTTTTTCTTGGCTAAAGCACATCCCCATTATTTTCCTTTCTAATCAGTCAATTCTGAATTTCTGATAGCACAGCAAGATTCAATCAGCAAAAGCCTTAATAATacccacacaaaaaaaaaaaaaaaagaagaagaaaaggaacagTTGACTTGTGAATTACAATCAAACAGGAGAACATTCATAAACATTGAACCCAGTTAGAGACTCAAAATACCATGTAGAAAGATGCCATTTTGCAATCAAGAAAACGAGGTATAACTGAGATTTGGTCAGAAAACAGGGAGGTGTACTCAGTACCTAGGATTTAGAAAGAATTGCGGGACCCTTGAGTTTGGAAGGCTTTGCAAGTCTTGACCAAGATAGAATCaaagttgtacttggatggaAAAGTCTGATGGGAAGAATGAAAGAAGGTGGTTAGATGATGCATCTGTTGCAATGCTGAATTGAATTCTCCAAGACTGAACAGCTGACAGGGAAATGGTAAAGGAGAATATAGTTGAGTGAAACGTACATTGGAGCCAACGATAATTAGCCTGCCTGCAATGCTGCAGCCTGGAATTTTTTAATGCTGGCTTTGATAATGGATCGAGGCAAGATGATGCAGGCAGGCCAATACCCAATGGTTCCACCAATTAATGGTGCACAACGTTGCTTTGTACTCCCCAAGCAATTTCTAGGTTGGTGCACTGTAACTTCAGAATGCCTTTAAACTCTTGGATTAATGCTTTATAGTTGGTCCCATGTCTCGTGTGTCTGTCTGTATTATGCTACGTATGCAACAACATAACACATCATAATTTTAATCAACTGATTTTAGAGCATCCACAGTGCTATTACACCTTGTGGAGTGTAATCCACATGCCGCGTCAGCAttccattttctcttcttttactATTATACTTTCACTCATAATGGATTACACTTCATAAGGTGTAATAGCATGGGTCcacaattaaatcaaatatttattttaataatgcataactcgtatcccataaataaataaagtaatttttaaaaataattttgttatttttaaaaaataaagtactaactttcattaaattttttacattttgaattttttattttctaaaaatgatattattaatttttaagtttgaataatatatctttttctatctttcaaaaataatatattgttttttttcaaaaagtaaTTATGCaggaaattaaacaaatatttgatacCCCAAATGCAAAgatatcataataatccatactTAATTAATAGTTCGGAATGTAATTAGTTGAACTCCATAACATAATATTACATAATCTAACCGTTGTGTGTTTAAATAGAAGACTAAAATCTAACCGTTGGAAAGTTAAAATGTGTTGTGTGCTAGCAAATTCACCGTTGAAGCAAAAAATGGATGTAACCATTGGTGATTAGAATTATTTTACATTTAATCATGAGTCCCACCTTCTAATGAATTACACGCATCAATGATGCGTGTAATCTCCGTGACACTGTCACGGCACAGCTCCAATGGGAGACCGTGTCATGGAACGGTGTAATGGCCCTCCATTACACCCGCGCTGCCGTTGCTCTTAgtacaaatgaaatttgatagagtcaGGTAACTAAAGGTTTAAGCTCTAAAGTCCATCTTTTATCCGGTTGGTTCCTTTTTTTGGGAAATTTTAGGTGCGAGATGCAATCCCAATGAAGAATTGCCATTCCAT of Coffea arabica cultivar ET-39 chromosome 5c, Coffea Arabica ET-39 HiFi, whole genome shotgun sequence contains these proteins:
- the LOC113689851 gene encoding calcium-dependent protein kinase 19 isoform X2, with protein sequence MGMCFSQEKPTVSKANGGVDGMYIPGTQQKPVQHTKSPAPNSQMPFKPPPSPRPVHRPDTILGKPYEDIKLHYTLGKELGRGQFGVTYLCTDIETGRQYACKSISKKKLVTKGDKEDMRREIQIMQHLSGQPNIVEFKGAYEDKHSVHLVMELCAGGELFDRIIAKGHYSEKAAASICRAIVNVVHVCHFMGVMHRDLKPENFLLSDKSENAALKATDFGLSVFIEEGKVYKDVAGSAYYVAPEVLRRRYGKEADIWSAGVMLYILLSGVPPFWAETEKGIFDAVLRGHIDFDSEPWPSISSSAKDLVRKMLTQDPKKRITAAQVLEHPWMREGEASDKPIDSAVLSRMKQFRAMNKLKKLALKVIAESLSAEEIQGLKAMFQNMDTDNSGTITYEELKSGLARLGSKLTEAEVKQLMEAADVDGNGTIDYIEFITATMHKHKLEREENLYTAFQYFDKDNSG
- the LOC113689851 gene encoding calcium-dependent protein kinase 2 isoform X1, which codes for MGMCFSQEKPTVSKANGGVDGMYIPGTQQKPVQHTKSPAPNSQMPFKPPPSPRPVHRPDTILGKPYEDIKLHYTLGKELGRGQFGVTYLCTDIETGRQYACKSISKKKLVTKGDKEDMRREIQIMQHLSGQPNIVEFKGAYEDKHSVHLVMELCAGGELFDRIIAKGHYSEKAAASICRAIVNVVHVCHFMGVMHRDLKPENFLLSDKSENAALKATDFGLSVFIEEGKVYKDVAGSAYYVAPEVLRRRYGKEADIWSAGVMLYILLSGVPPFWAETEKGIFDAVLRGHIDFDSEPWPSISSSAKDLVRKMLTQDPKKRITAAQVLEHPWMREGEASDKPIDSAVLSRMKQFRAMNKLKKLALKVIAESLSAEEIQGLKAMFQNMDTDNSGTITYEELKSGLARLGSKLTEAEVKQLMEAADVDGNGTIDYIEFITATMHKHKLEREENLYTAFQYFDKDNSGFITRDELETAMKDYGMGDPATIKEIISEVDTDNDGRINYEEFCTMMRSGTKQPNKLF